Proteins found in one Amycolatopsis umgeniensis genomic segment:
- a CDS encoding alpha/beta fold hydrolase produces the protein MTKIGGFRDPAAERRYFAAYDRAMAECPEPSALFHVETRHGTTRVYRYGGDDPPIALLPGLLATSACYATLIPALAERHAVYAIDTLGEAGRSVQTAPFKDIRDRTSALDDVFESLGLTAVHLIGGSTGGWHAVNQAIHAPGRLASIGLLDATTVSAPFSRKVLWYGALAGVLDSERLWRRFLTWSAGEDVLDQPAARLVLAGIRSYRARVPFQVCPSEEALRSIRVPALALFGGRSTVHDSAAAAARLENLLPQADVEILPDAGHFLYLRPEDRELIIDRVLKWVV, from the coding sequence ATGACCAAAATCGGGGGATTCAGAGATCCGGCGGCCGAACGGCGCTATTTCGCCGCCTATGACCGCGCCATGGCCGAGTGCCCGGAGCCAAGCGCCCTGTTCCACGTCGAGACGCGCCACGGCACCACACGGGTCTACCGCTACGGCGGCGACGATCCGCCGATCGCGCTGCTGCCCGGGCTCTTGGCGACGTCCGCCTGCTACGCGACCTTGATCCCCGCCCTGGCCGAGCGGCACGCCGTCTATGCGATCGACACCCTCGGCGAGGCGGGCCGAAGCGTGCAAACGGCGCCGTTCAAGGACATCCGCGACCGCACGAGTGCGCTCGACGACGTCTTCGAGAGCCTGGGATTGACCGCGGTGCACCTCATCGGCGGTTCGACCGGTGGCTGGCACGCGGTCAACCAGGCGATCCACGCGCCCGGCAGGCTCGCCTCCATCGGGCTGCTGGACGCGACCACCGTCTCGGCGCCGTTCTCCCGGAAGGTGTTGTGGTACGGCGCGCTCGCGGGCGTGCTCGACAGCGAACGCCTGTGGCGGCGGTTCTTGACCTGGTCCGCCGGGGAAGACGTGCTCGACCAGCCCGCCGCCCGGCTGGTGCTCGCCGGTATCCGGTCTTACCGCGCGCGGGTGCCGTTCCAGGTCTGCCCGAGCGAGGAGGCACTGCGATCCATCCGAGTGCCCGCACTCGCCCTGTTCGGCGGGCGAAGCACCGTGCACGATTCCGCCGCTGCCGCCGCACGGCTCGAGAACCTGCTTCCCCAGGCCGACGTCGAAATCCTGCCCGACGCCGGGCATTTCCTCTATCTCCGGCCGGAGGATCGCGAGCTGATCATCGACCGTGTCCTCAAGTGGGTCGTCTAG
- a CDS encoding alpha/beta fold hydrolase, with protein sequence MLSRRRFAQAVIAATAGATVASCSAQPAAAPVAASATTGGNTSFGPLKQVDAGELSIGYAEAGPADGPVVVLLHGWPYDIHSYVDVTPRLVAAGYRVIVPFLRGYGPTRFLSKDTFRNGQQSAIAADIIALLDALEIQKAVFGGFDWGARTAVIIAALWPERCKALVSVSGYLVTNRETNKQPLAPAAELGWWYQYYFATERGILGYTDNRHDFNKLIWKIASPKWTFDDATYDRSAACFDNPDHVAIVIHNYRWRLSLADGDPKLEALEQKLAQGPTVSVPTITIGSDFDGPNTDGKAYRSKFSGKYEHRVLNGIGHNVPQEAPEEFAKAVIDVDRF encoded by the coding sequence ATGCTCAGCAGGAGAAGGTTCGCGCAGGCCGTCATCGCCGCGACGGCGGGAGCCACCGTGGCGAGTTGTTCGGCCCAGCCCGCGGCGGCACCGGTGGCCGCGTCCGCGACGACCGGCGGGAACACCTCGTTCGGCCCGCTCAAGCAGGTCGACGCCGGGGAGCTGAGCATCGGGTACGCCGAAGCCGGCCCCGCCGACGGCCCGGTGGTGGTCCTCCTGCACGGCTGGCCCTACGACATCCACAGCTACGTCGACGTCACCCCGCGCCTGGTCGCGGCCGGATACCGGGTGATCGTGCCGTTCCTCCGGGGCTACGGACCGACGCGGTTCCTCTCGAAGGACACCTTCCGCAACGGCCAGCAGTCCGCGATCGCCGCCGACATCATCGCGCTGCTGGACGCCCTCGAGATCCAGAAGGCCGTCTTCGGCGGCTTCGATTGGGGCGCCCGCACGGCCGTGATCATCGCCGCGCTGTGGCCCGAGCGCTGCAAGGCGCTCGTCTCGGTGAGCGGCTACCTGGTCACCAACCGGGAGACGAACAAGCAGCCGCTCGCCCCCGCCGCCGAACTCGGCTGGTGGTACCAGTACTACTTCGCCACCGAGCGCGGCATCCTCGGCTACACGGACAACCGTCACGACTTCAACAAGCTGATCTGGAAGATCGCGTCGCCGAAGTGGACCTTCGACGACGCGACCTACGACCGGTCGGCGGCCTGTTTCGACAATCCGGACCACGTGGCCATCGTGATCCACAACTACCGCTGGCGGCTCAGCCTCGCCGACGGCGACCCGAAACTCGAGGCCCTCGAACAGAAACTCGCGCAGGGCCCGACGGTCTCGGTCCCGACGATCACGATCGGCAGCGACTTCGACGGCCCGAACACCGACGGCAAGGCCTACCGGTCGAAGTTCTCCGGCAAGTACGAGCACCGCGTCCTGAACGGGATCGGCCACAACGTCCCGCAAGAGGCGCCGGAAGAGTTCGCCAAGGCTGTCATCGACGTCGACCGGTTCTAG
- a CDS encoding thioesterase II family protein: protein MTVPLIPLSTSDSRGPGYLLLPPAGGTLQAFGPLAGAAAAEVWGVEYPGHGERLAEAPASSVEEIASLLADATPRDWFSRTVTIGFGMGAFVALETAQRLGVAPGALIVVDACAPQRRSPEKNAKAGASAMGRVFGRTGLTPVAGYRDSPESWEYALDLLLGDLQLLNAYRGPARTRLSCPIAAMRGTDDPAFASGDDATGGWRVWTSGPFVGRVVPGGHLGVLESGREAEFWARIHRLEMAFLDVQPEVA from the coding sequence ATGACGGTCCCGCTCATTCCACTGTCCACATCAGACAGTCGCGGCCCCGGCTACCTGCTGCTTCCGCCCGCGGGCGGCACGCTCCAAGCGTTCGGCCCGCTCGCCGGCGCGGCCGCCGCGGAGGTCTGGGGCGTCGAATATCCCGGACACGGGGAACGGCTCGCGGAGGCACCCGCGTCCTCCGTCGAAGAAATCGCCTCGCTCTTGGCCGACGCGACGCCGAGGGACTGGTTTTCCCGCACCGTGACAATCGGTTTCGGAATGGGCGCCTTCGTCGCGCTGGAAACGGCCCAACGACTCGGCGTCGCCCCTGGCGCGTTGATCGTCGTGGACGCGTGCGCCCCGCAACGGCGCTCCCCGGAGAAGAACGCCAAGGCGGGCGCGTCGGCCATGGGGCGGGTGTTCGGCCGCACCGGGCTCACCCCGGTCGCGGGCTATCGCGACTCGCCCGAGAGCTGGGAGTACGCCCTGGACCTCCTGCTCGGCGACCTCCAGCTGCTGAACGCCTACCGTGGGCCCGCCAGGACGCGACTCTCGTGCCCGATCGCGGCGATGCGCGGCACCGACGATCCCGCGTTCGCCTCCGGCGACGACGCCACGGGCGGCTGGCGGGTGTGGACCTCCGGTCCGTTCGTGGGCCGTGTCGTCCCCGGCGGCCATCTCGGCGTGCTCGAATCCGGCAGGGAGGCCGAGTTCTGGGCCCGGATCCACCGCCTGGAGATGGCCTTCCTCGACGTCCAGCCGGAAGTCGCTTAG